From a single Bacillus sp. NEB1478 genomic region:
- a CDS encoding sugar ABC transporter permease, with product MKRLKNKNSIAGLLFVSPWIIGFLIFTAFPLLYSLYLSFQKVKITTSGIQTTFVKFQNYQYAFTVDGTFVEKVTTYLREMVISVPIIIVFSLIIALLLNQKIKFRGMFRTIFFLPVIIASGPVIKELIDQGITTIPSIEQYAIYQALNENPDGFFNGILLYLIKNLIVILWYSGVQILIFLAALQKMDKQIFEAAKIDGASNWEFFWKITLPSLVPMIIVNLIYTIVMYSIFSLNPIIEHIQKNMFKVDTGFGYASALSWIYFLIIALALVITVGAMTLKGKKNYT from the coding sequence ATGAAACGATTGAAAAATAAGAACAGCATCGCGGGTTTGCTTTTTGTTTCGCCATGGATCATCGGTTTCTTGATCTTTACCGCTTTTCCTCTTCTGTATTCTCTATATTTAAGTTTTCAAAAGGTGAAAATCACGACGAGCGGCATCCAGACGACGTTCGTTAAGTTTCAAAACTATCAATATGCGTTTACGGTCGACGGAACGTTTGTAGAGAAAGTGACCACGTACCTGAGGGAAATGGTCATTTCCGTTCCGATTATTATCGTATTTTCGTTAATCATCGCACTTCTGCTCAACCAAAAAATCAAATTTCGCGGCATGTTCCGGACGATTTTTTTTCTGCCGGTAATCATTGCGAGCGGACCTGTGATTAAAGAACTGATCGATCAGGGGATCACAACGATTCCTTCAATCGAACAATATGCGATCTATCAAGCGTTGAACGAAAACCCAGACGGATTTTTTAACGGAATCCTTCTGTATTTAATCAAAAATCTGATCGTGATCTTGTGGTATTCAGGCGTGCAAATCTTAATTTTTCTCGCAGCTCTGCAAAAGATGGACAAACAAATCTTTGAAGCAGCAAAAATTGATGGGGCAAGCAATTGGGAGTTTTTCTGGAAAATCACCCTTCCAAGCTTAGTTCCGATGATCATTGTCAACTTGATTTATACAATCGTTATGTATTCGATCTTTTCATTGAACCCGATCATTGAGCATATTCAGAAAAATATGTTCAAAGTGGACACTGGTTTCGGCTACGCATCAGCACTATCGTGGATTTACTTTTTGATCATCGCACTCGCACTTGTAATAACAGTCGGTGCCATGACGCTAAAGGGCAAGAAAAACTACACGTAA
- a CDS encoding carbohydrate ABC transporter permease: MQTKTQQLEKYYFKSKRMFLGMQGTDGLLFKILIYGLLVGIGFVYLFPLLYMGVYSFKSLDDLLNPLVNWFPTQFYTGNYVQANQVLNFFSTLVETLYVTVLPALAQTAVAAVVGYGLARFEFKGKKIIFVLVLTTFIIPPQVTLIPRYIFFNELNILGSLKAFMLPATFGQGLNSAIFILIFYQFFRAVPKALEEAAQLDGAGHFRIFFTIALPMAVPAIIISFLFSFVWYWNETYLASIYFGDALTTLPLQLQKFVATYQKMFPAEMGLGGNQLNEGIKMAGTVLSILPLLIVYFITQRWFVEGVDRSGITGE, from the coding sequence ATGCAGACAAAAACACAGCAGCTGGAGAAATATTATTTCAAATCGAAAAGAATGTTTTTAGGTATGCAAGGCACAGATGGACTGCTTTTTAAAATCCTGATCTATGGGCTCTTAGTGGGCATCGGCTTTGTGTATCTGTTTCCGCTTCTCTATATGGGCGTTTATAGCTTCAAAAGTCTCGATGATCTGCTGAATCCGCTCGTGAACTGGTTTCCGACTCAGTTTTATACCGGAAACTACGTGCAGGCGAACCAGGTCCTGAATTTCTTTTCCACCTTGGTTGAAACGCTTTATGTAACGGTTCTTCCAGCATTGGCGCAAACTGCAGTCGCTGCGGTTGTCGGTTACGGGCTTGCACGTTTTGAATTCAAAGGAAAGAAAATCATATTTGTTTTAGTGCTGACGACTTTTATCATCCCGCCGCAAGTAACGCTCATTCCGAGGTACATCTTTTTCAATGAGCTCAACATTCTCGGCAGCTTAAAAGCGTTCATGCTTCCTGCGACGTTTGGACAAGGGCTAAACAGCGCAATTTTCATCTTGATCTTTTATCAGTTTTTTAGAGCGGTGCCAAAAGCACTGGAAGAAGCAGCACAGCTGGACGGAGCGGGTCACTTCCGCATTTTCTTTACGATCGCACTGCCGATGGCCGTTCCTGCGATCATCATTTCGTTTTTATTCTCGTTCGTTTGGTACTGGAATGAAACGTATCTTGCATCGATCTACTTTGGAGATGCGCTCACAACACTGCCGCTTCAGCTGCAAAAGTTCGTTGCCACCTATCAAAAAATGTTCCCGGCTGAAATGGGACTCGGCGGAAATCAACTGAACGAAGGCATCAAGATGGCAGGCACTGTTTTATCTATTTTACCGCTATTAATCGTGTATTTTATTACACAGCGCTGGTTTGTCGAAGGTGTTGACCGATCAGGAATCACTGGAGAATAA